From one Staphylococcus kloosii genomic stretch:
- a CDS encoding PH domain-containing protein has product MILDNVNPNDLFPTEKKGPSVLGDIEYNVKGEQRLYKGAYIATNERLILNVDMDGQFYYRNIGYNEIKSISHDEQVINLSFEIGDFPIKNIEKGDVETFTSFVQQQMN; this is encoded by the coding sequence ATGATTTTAGATAATGTAAATCCAAACGATTTATTTCCAACTGAGAAGAAAGGACCATCTGTACTTGGAGATATAGAATATAACGTTAAAGGTGAACAACGTTTATATAAAGGAGCTTACATAGCAACTAATGAAAGATTAATATTAAATGTTGATATGGATGGACAATTTTATTATAGAAATATTGGCTATAACGAAATTAAATCTATTTCTCATGATGAACAAGTTATCAATTTAAGTTTTGAAATAGGGGACTTTCCAATTAAAAACATAGAAAAAGGCGACGTAGAAACCTTCACGTCTTTTGTACAACAACAAATGAACTAG